The window CTGCTCTGCAGCAATTTCTGATTGGCAGCTCTGAAAAGGAACTTCTGCAATTTTAGATTAATGTATCCCACCGTAAACCTATTGCATCAAATAGGGATTTCCTTGCCATAGGGAATATCTAACAAAAAACAGTACTCAATCTTCGACGTATTTTGGAGCAGTTGATGTGAGTTTGCAGGGGAGTTACGAATATATAACTCGGGGCATTACTGGACAAGCATGAGGGGATAACGTGACAGATTTTTTTAGCAAGTTCAGTGATATAGACAAGAAGGTTTAACGTGATCCTTTGGGGAACTCTAGTTAAATATTGGCGGTTCGGCAATTTCGTTATGTTTGTACTAAAAGTTGGCAATCCTTCCTAATCATTCCATTTCAAGTAAAGAGACAGCTTACCTCCGTGATCTTGACAGCTTCCAATTCCTCTGCTTCACCCAACTGATTCCGATAATGCTTTACGAGATTGATCAAACTGGAAAACAAGGACGTAGTTATGTTTACGAGGCCTGTAACATGATCATGGAgaagttaattattattttttttttggttataatGGAGGCCTAACGCCTAGtacaagaataaaaaaagtaaaactaaataaaggggcacaaAAGTCCTAACGACGAGGATCGAACCCCGAGACCTTATGGTTTCAGACGGTAACTTGTGCCACTGTATGAAATCCCCTTCCTCAGAGCTAAGTTATTTTGCAAACAGATTTTTCATGCAAGAAGAGATTCAGTCCATACGGAACTCTGCAATCAACTAAAGTAGTAACCGCATTCTCGCAGATAAGCTCCATGAAATACCACAAGGATGTTCATTGGGGAAATCGAGCGATAGAATTGGTAGCATGTCAAGTATTGTCTAGTCAAATTGGTGAAAGCTTCACAAAAGCTTTATCCATGGAGAATATGTAACCGCTAACTAGCTACCGGTTCTGTTTATTACCCTGCACGCGAAGCAGAACAATTGAATCGATCATAAATATGCTATTCTGCTGAGAATTGCCAAGAAACTGAAACTGATCGAGCAGAAAACAAATTTCCAACCGGCGAAGCAGAATATGAAGCCGTCATAGCTCGAAAACCGGCTTGTTAGGGAGAGAGAGGCACGGATACATGATGTGGAGAGGGAGAGTTGCAGGATACGTCTGCTGACCTGTCAGGGGAGCTGGAGAACTTGTAGAGCTTTCCGGAGGAGGAGAAGACAAGGAGGGCGATGTCGACGTCGCAGAGGACGGAGAGCTGGTTGGCCTTCTTGATGAGGCCGCTCCGACGCTTGGAGAAGGTGACAAGGCGCTTGCTCTTGTCCTCGATTTGCTTCATGGCCAGCTTCTTCCGCCCCATTGCTGCGGCTCTTGCACCAAAGAAACAATTGCCGGCAACATATCGTCATTTGTCGGGCCGCTCATCGTGGCTCCCGCTTTATTGAGACAGAGATAGTTAGAGAGAGACGTTAGATTAGAGTGCGAGTGAAAGCTGGAGCTAATTATAACTAACTTTTCGGTTATAAACGGAAGAGCTAATAACGAACTTAAATTCGGTTTAGGCGACCAATGGTAAAATAAtgtattatttaaataaatacgAAAAATATAAGCTTTCgtaaatattattatagtgAGTTAGTAATATCTTAGAATTATGTAATTGGCAAAACGAAACATTTTTGTTCGACGAAAATTTTACCGCCCCTTATGAATGTCCAAAAACATAAATTTGTATATCATTTGCAGTGAATTTACCCGATCCATTTTAAAATATCAGATCTGTGGAGAAAAAGATATTCAAAGGGATCGGAGAAATTTCAAATGTTTGCAAAATATTTCCTTGAATCCGACTGTCACGGGAGCGTTTGGTTCGGTGTAAAATGAGAATTTTACATTGTAAAGTTCGAATTTTACATCGTATTTTACAACGTTTGGTTGTAGAGGTTGTAAAAGTTAACAATGATAATTATTTGATTGAGTTAGAACTTTACAACCATAATTGATAAAAACTTTACAtctaaaataagtaaaattgtTAGATTACAACGGAGATTACAGTCATAGGACCCACAATCatctctgtaaaaataaattatatattatattatcacttACATTCCCCGTAATCTAATGTAATTTACAAAACACAATAATTTCACATTTCGACTTATAACTCAGGAAGAAAGTTTCATAATTGAACTTTCTCTTCAATTTTCTCATTCCTTGTACCCTAATAATACTCCAACTAAACGCCGTTGATAGAAGTACGAATATAAATAATGGTGAATGGTATTttcactattttttatttggaaaaatttcgatataattattttttactatttataGTTGTAATCGGCTACCTCATCCTTTTCCAAAATTATCagaaataattttgatataGAAAGACAATCTATCAATAGTGTTGAAAAGGAtggaatggaaaagaaaagcatCGAATAAAAGATACtagtaaaaaagaaagaaaaaaagagaaccctttctttccttttctttttgaggAAAAAACAGTTTGCCCTCGAATTTTATGAGCGGTAAAGGTTTATCCCCTGTCATTTTAAAAGTTACACATTAATCCCAACCTCTATAGGAAATAGGCGCTTTGCCATCTCGGTTAAAATTCAAGCGAAatcatttataataataataataataataacaataataaaatttaaagaaaaaattggagTTGGAGGTGAGGGATGCCCGCTAGCCACCCCACCCCCTAATTGGCATTGTCGACGGCACAGAACTCGCCAACGACGTCGATCCGGGAGGTGGGGTGGTCGGCTGGGGCTCCCCACCCTTGATTACGGAAATTcagatttaaaatttttttttattattattataaatgatTTGGTCGGAATTTTAATCAAGGGGGCAAAACGCCTATTTTTCATAGAAGTTGGAGGGTAATGTGTAACTTTCGAAGGATTCAGGGAACAAACTTTTACTACCCTTAAAAGCTCGAGGGGGAAAATtgctttttcctctttcttttttttaggaGGGGATAAGAATAGGAATCTTTCCATCCATTTGTAAACTAAAGAGAAAAAGGCAAAGGAATTtgaagttatttttttttcttttttcattttgtaaaGTTCCcgttggaaattttttttcctcatacGAAGAGGAGCcacaaatttcaattttcttccaAATCTCGGGGTTAATTTAGTATGTAGATAGGATTAATCATACTAACATCATTGGGGATAATatcattg of the Punica granatum isolate Tunisia-2019 chromosome 6, ASM765513v2, whole genome shotgun sequence genome contains:
- the LOC116210501 gene encoding MADS-box protein FLOWERING LOCUS C-like isoform X2, yielding MGRKKLAMKQIEDKSKRLVTFSKRRSGLIKKANQLSVLCDVDIALLVFSSSGKLYKFSSSPDSLINLVKHYRNQLGEAEELEAVKITESCQSEIAAEQSHADLLKIVQRQVGGPAIDLLGVNDLMQLEKQLHSALDKVRSKKTQLMLDSLTALHQQLIQFHLFDLTNRRGIRKNSTGNSTRRLPC